Proteins from a genomic interval of Flammeovirgaceae bacterium SG7u.111:
- a CDS encoding tRNA/rRNA methyltransferase, translated as MELHFILVEPAVPENVGSAARAMKAMGFRNMRVVNSQNHLSDKAMWQAHGSTDVLEEVEVFDTVEAAVKDMDFVVATSAKRVRKAKAKMHSADGVLLMLKDKKHSAENIGLVFGSEENGLTEDDLKLCDVVSSIPLYTQYPSINLSQAVMIYAYVFSPLVITSKAKEVAKTGGKYPELKEKVERLIASQPFTEKQVQWLWNKLPTLNDTDISMLLEMFGGE; from the coding sequence ATGGAACTTCATTTTATATTAGTAGAGCCGGCAGTACCAGAAAACGTGGGCTCGGCGGCAAGGGCAATGAAAGCTATGGGCTTTCGGAATATGCGGGTGGTGAATAGCCAAAACCACCTGAGTGACAAGGCTATGTGGCAAGCTCATGGTTCTACGGATGTATTGGAAGAGGTAGAAGTATTTGATACGGTAGAGGCGGCGGTGAAGGATATGGATTTTGTAGTGGCCACATCTGCCAAACGCGTTCGGAAAGCCAAGGCAAAAATGCATTCTGCCGATGGTGTATTACTCATGCTCAAAGATAAAAAACACAGCGCAGAGAACATAGGACTTGTTTTTGGAAGTGAGGAAAACGGACTTACCGAAGACGACCTAAAGCTTTGTGATGTGGTTTCTTCCATTCCGCTGTACACCCAATATCCGTCCATCAACCTATCTCAAGCGGTGATGATCTATGCCTATGTGTTCTCCCCTTTGGTGATCACTTCCAAGGCGAAAGAGGTGGCAAAAACGGGAGGCAAGTACCCCGAGCTAAAAGAGAAAGTGGAAAGGCTTATAGCAAGCCAACCCTTTACCGAAAAGCAAGTGCAATGGCTCTGGAACAAACTGCCAACCCTCAACGATACGGATATCAGTATGCTATTGGAGATGTTCGGAGGGGAGTAG
- a CDS encoding HipA N-terminal domain-containing protein, which yields MRQAKILYKDEEAGILTQHNDGSFTFRYHDAWLASSEKLSISPTLPKTKQEHSSVFLFPFFYSMLPEGSNKQVVCKHNRIDQDDYFGILMITAKNDSIGAVRVVKIEN from the coding sequence ATGAGACAGGCAAAAATCTTATATAAAGATGAAGAAGCTGGAATATTGACCCAGCATAACGATGGTTCGTTTACCTTTCGCTACCACGATGCTTGGTTGGCTTCCAGCGAAAAGTTGAGCATAAGCCCAACTTTGCCTAAGACCAAACAAGAGCATAGTTCCGTATTTCTCTTCCCATTTTTTTATAGCATGCTTCCCGAAGGCTCAAATAAGCAAGTAGTTTGCAAGCATAATCGAATAGATCAAGATGATTATTTTGGTATCCTGATGATCACAGCCAAAAATGATAGTATTGGTGCGGTGAGGGTAGTTAAAATTGAAAACTGA
- a CDS encoding cytochrome c peroxidase translates to MTLKNTLFLLAIFFWAICAFSFIHTPKASSYSIDELRKLYSSGDNTTWPEPLLDSVVMPYYQEIGSLPEMQFPINNPFSKEKLKLGKALFFDPRLSSSKQIACASCHDSEIAWGDGRRFSYGHDRQLGKRNAMTLFNIGYYDSLFWDGRASSLEDQVHFPLQDSLEMQSTPEIAVKHLQEIEGYKPLFQAAFGDTSINFEKIKMAIATFERSIVSRKSKFDRFIGGDSLRFTDQEVWGLHLFRTKARCVNCHHSPLFADNKFHNTGLSYYGRKFEDLGKYNVTNNPSDVGKFRTSSLREIAVSKPYMHNGLFPHLEGVINLYNAGMPHPKRKQHQLDDPLFPTTTDLVQELHLADEEQEALEAFLLTLSSRQVRERPPAFPH, encoded by the coding sequence ATGACATTGAAGAATACCCTTTTTTTACTTGCCATTTTTTTCTGGGCAATCTGTGCTTTCAGCTTCATACACACCCCTAAAGCAAGTAGCTATTCCATAGATGAATTGCGAAAATTATATAGTAGTGGAGATAACACTACTTGGCCCGAACCACTCCTCGATAGTGTAGTAATGCCATATTACCAAGAAATTGGGTCTTTGCCTGAAATGCAGTTTCCAATCAACAATCCTTTTAGCAAGGAGAAACTCAAACTTGGCAAAGCTCTTTTTTTTGACCCTAGGCTATCTAGCTCCAAGCAAATTGCCTGTGCATCTTGCCATGATTCTGAAATAGCATGGGGCGATGGCAGAAGATTTTCTTATGGGCATGATAGGCAGCTAGGCAAAAGAAATGCCATGACCTTGTTCAATATAGGTTACTATGACAGCTTATTTTGGGATGGAAGAGCTTCTTCATTAGAAGACCAGGTCCACTTCCCCCTTCAAGACTCGTTGGAAATGCAGTCCACTCCAGAAATTGCGGTCAAGCATCTCCAAGAAATAGAAGGGTACAAACCACTTTTCCAAGCTGCGTTTGGAGATACAAGCATCAACTTTGAAAAAATCAAAATGGCAATTGCTACTTTTGAGCGAAGTATCGTGAGTAGGAAAAGCAAGTTTGATCGCTTTATTGGAGGAGATAGCCTGCGGTTTACCGATCAAGAGGTTTGGGGACTGCACCTTTTTAGAACCAAAGCAAGGTGTGTAAACTGCCATCATTCTCCTTTGTTTGCCGATAATAAATTCCACAACACTGGCTTGTCGTATTATGGTAGAAAGTTTGAAGATCTTGGAAAATATAATGTGACCAATAATCCGTCTGATGTGGGCAAATTTAGGACTTCTTCTTTGAGGGAGATTGCTGTTAGCAAGCCATATATGCACAATGGATTGTTTCCTCATTTAGAAGGAGTGATTAATCTGTATAATGCAGGTATGCCTCATCCCAAAAGGAAACAACACCAATTAGACGACCCTTTATTTCCTACCACCACTGATCTAGTACAGGAACTGCACCTCGCTGACGAAGAACAAGAAGCACTAGAAGCTTTTCTCTTGACACTTTCTTCGAGGCAAGTACGGGAACGACCTCCTGCCTTTCCTCATTAA
- a CDS encoding TonB-dependent receptor translates to MSGKVLEIESKIPIPVVSVVDLRTGKWILTDEEGNFTLNVFPQNFELHFKILGKQELVLTNQEVDSLIGLTVYLKNKDLRLDEVTVVADKNSGNIGSAVTLDKYAINQFQSFSLTEVLQQLPGQTITPPSLNSTNILNLRTAISSNSNAFGVSYIIDDMQVSNDENMQYYHSTALSPNQNISTGLDLRTIPASTIEKVEVIAGIPDAKYGNLTTGVIKIDKKAGVSPLTASVNLRQGTSSVSLNKGFKLSEKLGNLNISLDYLNANLDPTNSLKSYNRITLSNIWSTHNKAKTLKNTFSITLSKNLDDIKYDKDNDDGGQEAQYKKDNSIRINNRANWAIESKFVDQASFQIGGSYAAQESYRQSFINSGGKLVPVSLETALTSAIYTPTAYLQIAQVFGKPINANSRLELAKNIIGNSIDHKMSLGMNVSYSDNLGQGKIYDPAHAHAQVSLSNNSSPTSFGIGIRALDYEKYVKPQVNLGAYFQDNMSIHFANGKLLRANIGIRYNHQVGFSSFAPRVNMSCEVSTNAKIRGGIGLAHKSPSFPQLYPGNKYIDVLLADYRTNYYSFNLVQTYVKTIEKVDLRPYKIWKYEIGTDINTKVGKLAVTGFLNKTSGAITSEKIRELVDLPELAFTFTDDQTPPTYTITGYTPFILSYNLSKNAKYTTDKGIEFYFNFKKIKAINTSFSLNGMYVYTKEYSTIPYIDETSNPLETEYLFGYYEHIPTISDKLSLRLTITHHIPSIALLISLTAEQFTRTGSYASFRSMYPYAYMNSQLEYFPIEEGDRNNSEYTELFLSPSSSEDNITPAYHNFHLRITKEMQNGLNMSFYCTNFLNYLPEITSSNGSMDEKNSDVSFGAKIKYTFKSI, encoded by the coding sequence ATGAGCGGTAAGGTATTAGAAATTGAATCAAAGATACCAATACCTGTAGTCAGTGTAGTAGACCTAAGAACAGGCAAATGGATACTAACTGATGAAGAAGGAAATTTTACACTAAACGTTTTCCCTCAAAATTTTGAACTACATTTTAAAATTTTGGGAAAGCAAGAATTGGTACTTACCAACCAAGAAGTGGATTCGCTCATTGGTCTTACTGTTTATTTAAAGAACAAAGATTTAAGGTTAGATGAAGTCACAGTAGTGGCAGATAAAAACAGTGGGAATATAGGTTCTGCTGTTACTCTTGATAAATATGCAATCAATCAATTCCAGTCATTTAGTTTGACTGAGGTACTTCAGCAACTCCCTGGGCAAACCATTACCCCTCCATCTCTCAATAGTACAAACATACTCAATCTTAGAACTGCAATTAGTAGTAATAGCAATGCTTTTGGAGTCTCCTATATCATTGACGATATGCAGGTTTCCAATGATGAAAATATGCAATATTATCATTCTACTGCTCTTTCGCCCAATCAAAATATTTCTACTGGGCTCGATTTAAGGACAATTCCTGCTAGCACTATTGAGAAAGTAGAGGTAATTGCAGGTATTCCTGATGCAAAATATGGGAACTTAACAACAGGGGTAATAAAAATAGATAAAAAGGCGGGAGTGTCCCCACTAACGGCATCAGTCAATCTAAGGCAAGGTACATCTTCTGTTAGCCTTAACAAAGGATTCAAGTTGAGTGAAAAACTGGGAAACTTAAACATCTCTTTGGATTATTTAAATGCTAATTTAGATCCTACTAACAGTTTAAAATCTTATAATAGAATTACATTAAGCAATATATGGAGTACACACAATAAGGCAAAAACGCTTAAAAACACCTTTTCAATAACACTATCCAAAAATCTGGATGATATTAAATACGATAAAGACAACGATGACGGAGGGCAGGAAGCCCAGTACAAAAAAGACAATAGTATTAGGATAAATAATCGAGCCAATTGGGCAATCGAATCGAAGTTTGTTGATCAGGCCAGTTTTCAAATTGGAGGCTCTTATGCTGCTCAAGAGTCTTATAGGCAGTCATTTATAAATAGTGGAGGAAAACTTGTTCCTGTAAGTTTAGAAACCGCACTCACCTCAGCAATCTATACACCTACTGCTTACCTTCAAATTGCACAGGTATTTGGCAAGCCTATTAATGCCAATTCAAGACTGGAACTTGCAAAAAACATAATAGGTAATTCTATAGATCACAAAATGTCACTAGGAATGAATGTCTCGTACAGTGACAATCTTGGGCAAGGAAAAATATATGATCCTGCACATGCTCATGCCCAAGTTTCTCTTTCAAATAATAGTAGCCCAACCTCATTTGGCATAGGTATCAGAGCCCTTGATTATGAGAAATATGTAAAACCTCAAGTGAACTTAGGTGCCTATTTTCAGGATAATATGAGCATACACTTCGCAAATGGAAAGCTGCTGAGAGCCAACATTGGGATTCGTTACAACCACCAAGTAGGGTTCTCTAGTTTTGCACCAAGGGTTAATATGTCCTGTGAAGTATCTACCAATGCAAAAATTCGAGGAGGCATTGGGTTAGCGCATAAATCACCTTCTTTTCCACAGCTGTATCCAGGCAATAAATACATAGATGTTTTATTAGCAGATTACAGAACCAACTATTACTCCTTCAACCTTGTACAAACCTATGTTAAAACGATTGAAAAAGTTGACCTCCGTCCCTATAAGATTTGGAAATACGAAATTGGAACAGACATAAACACCAAAGTAGGTAAGTTGGCGGTGACTGGTTTCCTCAATAAAACCTCTGGAGCGATAACCTCCGAAAAAATTAGAGAACTAGTCGATTTACCGGAACTAGCATTTACATTCACTGACGACCAGACCCCGCCCACCTATACAATAACAGGCTATACTCCTTTTATTCTCTCTTATAATCTGTCCAAAAATGCAAAGTATACCACTGATAAAGGAATTGAGTTTTATTTTAATTTTAAAAAGATAAAAGCAATAAATACTTCATTTAGTCTCAATGGAATGTATGTATATACTAAAGAATATAGTACTATACCTTATATTGATGAGACCTCAAATCCATTAGAAACAGAATATCTTTTCGGGTATTATGAACATATCCCTACTATCTCCGATAAACTAAGCCTTAGGCTAACAATTACCCATCATATACCTTCTATTGCCTTATTAATCTCACTTACAGCCGAACAATTTACACGAACGGGCTCATACGCCAGCTTTAGGAGTATGTATCCTTATGCATACATGAATAGCCAACTAGAATATTTTCCTATCGAAGAAGGCGATAGGAATAACAGCGAATATACAGAGCTTTTCCTTTCTCCCAGTTCCAGTGAAGATAATATCACACCAGCTTATCACAACTTTCATTTAAGAATTACCAAAGAGATGCAGAACGGGCTAAACATGTCGTTCTATTGCACTAATTTCTTGAATTACCTCCCCGAAATAACTTCGTCAAATGGATCTATGGATGAAAAAAATAGTGACGTGTCGTTCGGAGCTAAAATCAAATATACATTCAAATCAATTTAA
- a CDS encoding oligogalacturonate lyase family protein, which translates to MKSLSRKWLALLLKTMGGLLFISPLFFSCSSSSNEKQFPFKLETGEQKPMPVAEWIDKDTGHRLFRLTRSGADNRSFYFHNNPFIPAQGDEGDLMVFYGSEQKRESDKVYKGKEIKQLFTLNLKTLDIKQITHHPASIFGEIVAKNRREVIYQSSDTIFATNIDNAQSRVIYVFPDSLTQAGITTLNSDEQLLAGVFSVPEKRDILKNNPKKGDFFRLIYEAKLPHTIFTLDIDTQEISLVHSDTAWLNHVQFSSTDPNMLMFCHEGPWHYVDRVWRMDIQEEEPMLMHKRTVHREIAGHEFFSRDGKTIWFDLQIPRGETFYLAGADVQTGEEKKYAMKRDEWSIHFNISPDQKIFVGDGGDPSQVAKAEDGMWLYLFHPEGDSLRSEKLVNMKHHNYDLEPNVHFSPDGKWIIFRANFEGSSQIYAVEVEKYTP; encoded by the coding sequence ATGAAAAGCCTATCTCGAAAATGGCTTGCCCTTCTCCTAAAGACCATGGGCGGCCTTCTGTTTATTTCCCCTCTATTTTTTTCTTGTTCCTCCTCTTCTAATGAAAAACAATTTCCTTTTAAATTAGAAACTGGTGAGCAAAAACCTATGCCAGTTGCAGAATGGATCGATAAAGACACGGGGCATCGCCTGTTCAGACTCACCCGATCGGGTGCCGATAATCGCAGTTTTTATTTCCATAATAATCCTTTTATCCCCGCCCAAGGCGATGAGGGCGATTTGATGGTATTTTATGGCAGTGAGCAAAAAAGGGAATCGGACAAAGTTTACAAAGGAAAGGAGATCAAACAACTTTTTACCCTTAACCTCAAAACCCTTGACATAAAACAAATCACCCATCACCCAGCTTCCATTTTTGGGGAAATTGTTGCCAAAAACCGGCGGGAAGTCATTTACCAAAGTAGCGATACCATTTTTGCTACTAACATCGACAATGCACAATCGCGGGTGATCTATGTATTCCCCGATAGCCTGACGCAGGCAGGAATCACCACGCTCAACTCCGATGAACAATTGCTTGCAGGGGTTTTCAGTGTACCGGAAAAGAGAGACATCCTGAAAAACAACCCTAAAAAAGGAGATTTCTTTCGTTTGATTTACGAGGCAAAGTTGCCACATACAATTTTTACACTCGACATTGATACCCAAGAGATTTCCTTGGTGCACAGCGATACGGCTTGGCTGAACCATGTTCAGTTTTCATCCACTGATCCTAATATGCTCATGTTTTGCCATGAAGGACCTTGGCATTATGTGGACAGGGTCTGGCGAATGGATATCCAAGAAGAAGAGCCCATGCTGATGCATAAACGCACGGTGCATAGGGAAATAGCAGGGCATGAGTTTTTCAGCCGAGATGGGAAAACCATTTGGTTCGATTTGCAGATCCCCCGAGGTGAGACTTTTTATTTGGCAGGTGCCGATGTCCAAACTGGCGAAGAGAAAAAGTATGCGATGAAGCGAGATGAATGGTCCATCCATTTCAACATTTCTCCTGACCAGAAAATATTTGTAGGCGACGGAGGAGACCCTTCCCAAGTTGCCAAAGCCGAAGATGGCATGTGGCTATACTTATTCCACCCCGAAGGGGATAGTTTGCGCTCAGAAAAACTGGTGAACATGAAGCATCATAATTACGACCTAGAGCCCAATGTACATTTTTCGCCCGATGGGAAATGGATCATTTTTAGGGCAAATTTTGAAGGAAGTAGCCAAATCTACGCCGTGGAGGTCGAGAAATATACACCTTGA
- a CDS encoding EamA family transporter, whose amino-acid sequence MEKQKHYLAAIGAFVLWGLFAIPLRTLQGYSSGEILYFRILFSGIFLSVIMLGFKKASLRQDWKYFKSLQKKQQKNVIWLTLLGGLLLTVNWLVFIHIVNNINVKTASFTYLMCPVITAVLGYVLLKEKLSKLQWVAVVLCGLSCGLIGLSSFTELGFSFITAVSYALYLISQRKNQGFDRLTMLTIQVFFSLAMLTLSFSFLVETTPVSLQFYGTISAIALLFTILPLFLNLYALNKVNSTTVGILLYINPLMNFVLAFTLFDEHMDFIQLLGYSTIFVGLFLFNFKNIKKLQGKLVRAK is encoded by the coding sequence ATGGAAAAGCAAAAACACTACTTAGCTGCTATCGGGGCTTTTGTTTTGTGGGGCTTATTTGCCATCCCCTTACGAACCTTGCAAGGTTACTCATCAGGAGAGATTCTCTATTTTAGGATTCTCTTTTCAGGTATTTTCCTTTCTGTCATTATGCTGGGTTTTAAAAAAGCATCGCTTAGGCAAGACTGGAAATATTTTAAAAGTCTTCAGAAAAAGCAACAGAAGAATGTAATATGGCTCACGTTGCTAGGTGGTCTGTTGCTCACGGTCAACTGGTTGGTTTTTATTCATATCGTGAACAATATCAATGTAAAAACAGCCTCCTTCACTTATCTGATGTGCCCGGTGATCACCGCAGTATTGGGTTATGTGCTGCTGAAAGAAAAGCTGAGCAAGTTGCAATGGGTAGCGGTTGTTCTTTGCGGTCTTAGCTGTGGGCTTATTGGGCTGAGTTCTTTTACCGAACTAGGTTTTAGCTTTATCACGGCAGTTTCCTATGCGCTTTACCTTATTTCCCAAAGGAAAAACCAAGGCTTTGACCGCCTGACGATGTTGACTATCCAAGTATTTTTCTCATTGGCAATGTTGACGCTGAGCTTCAGCTTTTTGGTAGAAACCACGCCTGTTTCCCTGCAGTTTTATGGAACTATTTCGGCTATAGCTTTACTGTTCACTATTTTGCCTTTATTCCTGAATTTATATGCTCTTAATAAGGTAAATTCGACTACAGTAGGGATTTTGTTGTACATCAACCCTCTCATGAATTTTGTGTTGGCCTTCACCCTTTTCGATGAGCACATGGATTTTATTCAGCTATTGGGATATTCCACCATATTCGTTGGCTTGTTCCTATTCAACTTTAAGAATATCAAAAAACTACAAGGTAAGCTTGTGCGAGCGAAGTAA
- a CDS encoding DUF4876 domain-containing protein, which translates to MKKVTLISFIASLLLVTSCHEEDFITPVSHTVAVTFDEAYGSLTSEAAELTLNNLEDGKTYTATTDVSGMAIVQIVPGTYNITATLQMTAEEYETFSGQKVDTDVAFNASLSNVVINEASNENSELVLVTGRIGNIIFKQIYYTGSDTKLGASYRDQFFEVYNNSNEIIYLDGLCFAQIKGTTSTPSTLKDYHQSNGQYDWSQSIGQAKGSSSNTDYIYADEVLRIPGTGEQYPLAPGEGAIVAGTAVNHKAPLTAVDSKGETVTYEVPEPDRTIDLSNAPFEAYYREYQEAQGKKYLASDIDNPNAVNLDIVFKSFTGQDLILDPNGRDAFALFYADNDLLNSWDALPLPSVSADKYTETTVTFLQIPNSVVIDAVEVQYVDPAKNKPKRLADVLDAGEIASIQGRYSSESVIRKVSNTIGDRVIYVDTNNSSEDFEVLSHPQVTNE; encoded by the coding sequence ATGAAAAAAGTTACACTTATTTCTTTCATAGCTTCTCTTCTTTTAGTGACAAGCTGTCACGAAGAAGATTTTATCACTCCAGTGTCTCATACCGTTGCTGTTACTTTCGATGAAGCCTATGGCTCACTTACTTCAGAAGCTGCAGAATTAACATTGAATAATTTAGAAGATGGAAAGACGTATACTGCCACCACAGATGTTTCTGGTATGGCGATCGTGCAGATAGTTCCAGGAACATATAACATTACCGCAACCTTGCAGATGACAGCGGAAGAATACGAAACATTTTCAGGACAAAAAGTGGATACCGATGTGGCTTTTAATGCGTCATTGAGCAACGTTGTGATTAACGAGGCATCTAATGAAAATTCCGAGCTTGTATTGGTTACTGGCCGAATAGGCAATATCATTTTCAAGCAAATCTATTATACAGGTTCCGATACAAAGTTAGGGGCAAGCTATAGGGATCAGTTTTTTGAGGTGTACAACAATTCTAATGAAATTATTTACCTTGATGGGTTGTGTTTTGCCCAAATCAAAGGAACAACTTCAACTCCCTCTACATTGAAAGATTACCATCAGTCAAATGGGCAATACGATTGGAGCCAATCTATAGGTCAAGCAAAAGGAAGCAGCTCCAATACTGATTATATCTATGCCGATGAAGTATTGAGAATACCGGGTACGGGCGAGCAATACCCTCTTGCTCCTGGAGAAGGGGCTATTGTGGCTGGTACTGCTGTGAACCACAAAGCTCCTCTTACAGCAGTAGATAGCAAAGGAGAAACCGTTACGTATGAAGTTCCTGAGCCGGACAGGACTATTGACCTCAGTAATGCCCCCTTTGAAGCATATTACAGAGAATACCAAGAGGCGCAAGGAAAAAAATACTTGGCTTCAGATATTGATAATCCCAACGCAGTTAATCTTGATATTGTATTTAAGAGTTTTACAGGGCAAGACTTAATTTTGGATCCGAATGGTAGGGATGCATTTGCCTTGTTTTACGCAGATAATGATTTGTTAAACTCATGGGATGCCCTTCCACTTCCTAGTGTGAGTGCCGATAAATATACAGAAACAACTGTGACTTTTCTCCAAATCCCTAATTCAGTAGTGATTGATGCGGTAGAAGTTCAATATGTTGATCCAGCAAAAAACAAACCCAAAAGACTTGCCGATGTTTTAGATGCTGGTGAAATTGCTAGTATCCAAGGCAGGTATTCATCTGAGTCAGTCATTAGAAAAGTATCCAATACAATTGGTGATAGAGTAATTTATGTAGACACTAACAATTCTTCAGAAGATTTTGAAGTATTGTCACACCCGCAAGTAACAAATGAATAA
- a CDS encoding HipA domain-containing protein: MSIPEINYCPGTLAKGFNTYSPTCLKKVFKGKKVYHVLPYDSPTSTSSASELFEDSRARISISGVQEKFSVLLEKNKLRIANEGEQGSYILKPIPSVGTRAEQMPANEHLTMQIARQVYGIETAENALVFFQNGEPAYITKRFDRNEDGSKLAQEDFASLAGRTPQSHGEHYKYEGNYLEFLDLMQQYVPAYKLEAPKLLKLLLFNYLFSNGDAHVKNFSLLETPMGDYRLSPAYDLLNSRIHIEDKDFALEEGLLPKSLPQGKISYQFGVLAEKAGIAEKVFDGILSAMLAKSESVEKLVNASFLSEKTKRNYWQAYQGRLKQLMKS, translated from the coding sequence ATGAGTATTCCTGAAATAAATTATTGTCCTGGAACTTTGGCTAAAGGTTTTAATACTTACAGCCCAACATGCCTGAAAAAAGTCTTTAAAGGTAAAAAGGTGTATCATGTGTTGCCCTACGATTCGCCTACATCCACTTCAAGTGCTAGTGAGCTATTTGAGGATAGCCGAGCTCGTATTTCTATTTCAGGAGTTCAGGAAAAGTTTTCGGTGCTGCTTGAAAAGAACAAGTTGAGGATAGCCAATGAAGGTGAACAGGGGAGTTATATATTGAAACCCATTCCAAGTGTAGGTACTAGAGCTGAGCAAATGCCAGCGAACGAACATCTTACTATGCAAATAGCTCGTCAGGTTTATGGGATCGAAACGGCTGAAAATGCCTTGGTGTTTTTCCAAAATGGTGAACCTGCTTACATTACAAAACGCTTTGATAGAAATGAAGATGGATCAAAATTAGCCCAAGAAGATTTTGCCTCTCTTGCTGGAAGAACTCCCCAGTCTCATGGGGAGCATTATAAGTACGAAGGGAATTATTTAGAGTTTCTTGACCTGATGCAGCAATACGTGCCAGCTTACAAATTGGAAGCTCCTAAGCTCTTGAAATTGTTGCTGTTTAATTACCTCTTTTCCAACGGAGATGCCCATGTTAAAAACTTCTCCTTGCTTGAAACTCCAATGGGCGACTACCGATTAAGTCCAGCGTATGATCTATTGAATAGCCGAATACACATAGAAGATAAGGATTTTGCCTTGGAAGAAGGGCTACTGCCCAAAAGTTTGCCACAAGGAAAAATTAGCTACCAATTCGGAGTACTCGCCGAGAAGGCAGGAATTGCGGAAAAAGTTTTTGATGGAATATTGTCGGCAATGCTGGCAAAATCTGAATCTGTAGAAAAGCTAGTAAATGCATCATTTTTAAGTGAAAAGACTAAAAGGAATTACTGGCAAGCCTACCAAGGTAGGTTAAAGCAATTGATGAAGAGCTAG
- a CDS encoding helix-turn-helix transcriptional regulator, which yields MHFEELVKAIKDRREMMQVTQETLAELSGVGLRTLKQFESGKGNPTLQTLQKLADVLGLEIGLQLKNVPRNK from the coding sequence ATGCACTTTGAAGAATTGGTAAAGGCTATAAAAGATCGCAGAGAAATGATGCAGGTGACCCAAGAAACCTTAGCTGAGCTTTCTGGTGTGGGTTTGAGAACTTTAAAGCAGTTTGAAAGTGGAAAGGGAAACCCTACGCTACAGACCTTACAAAAGTTAGCTGATGTACTGGGGTTGGAAATTGGCTTACAACTTAAAAATGTACCTCGCAACAAATGA